In Verrucomicrobiia bacterium, the following proteins share a genomic window:
- a CDS encoding glycoside hydrolase family 52 protein codes for MKLFRPSLPWLGPSGFWRLVPLALWLGMPSLPAYTLLSSNELVFVNVDHAPMGACSTIAYGYKGEPCGVGTSSGVYPYWTTGGGGVLMGLSGSSGLQVLPFVTPASSISTNARFFPDASIQRSLTPCTDEYTVNGAGLAFTHYTPAWAMADLSTATLSDKKRYFLPATWLVFTIQNTNSTSEEFYFGLPVPVTQSAFAQGSYQGFALGEAALAVQTGSCDVWSGARLASALDGMTNGGAFHLTVPAGQTRSLMVVIAYYRSAVVDSRTSSSYYYTSLYSSIDSVIDSAFAGFGDAQMRCQQLATVMSRAGLNPYRQFLACHALHSYMADSACLIDPQGGAHWWEMEGWFNYINTFDLTVDHAFYDAYMQPWALRNVLDAFSGALPGTGYSFDTPLYSSTSGMQVSSHGFSFYHDMGLWPTSGTGPAYGACMGQEELQAWILSAGLYWRNTADNPWLTNNAALLRTCLDSMLLRDNTNSAACDGITKNVNSGEITTYDNLDASLQRPAFSGRLAVRNWASYLALNAMFAGIGDTADAATCESMAAVAAQTIVNRWNSYHATLGYIPALLDGSDTAAITPMIEGLAYPAAMGLTNAIDRTGGPYASMLQALSNHLVAVLVAGRCLGVPSGGWVMTSANLITWQSKIFICQYAAETVLGITNDSVNCTVDQVHATIQIQAGPYQGWVDATDGTGGNRFAGGPHYPRAVTSALWWLNATNNPAYPVATSAPVAPAAFLAVAANQQVLLLWQGVALATGYNIQRANTSGGPYAPLANKIAGASFTDSGLVNGATYYYILTATNQIGESLPSAEVSATPVPFSATNIAALVWASKLTVAWPPSYTGWVLQTNTLGLSNPAGWGDVPASRTNSQMSFPIADPAIPTEFFRLRHP; via the coding sequence ATGAAATTGTTTCGCCCTTCTTTACCCTGGCTTGGGCCTTCGGGTTTTTGGCGGTTGGTCCCGCTGGCCTTGTGGTTGGGCATGCCTTCCCTGCCCGCCTACACCCTGCTCTCCTCGAATGAGTTGGTGTTCGTCAACGTGGACCATGCGCCGATGGGGGCCTGCTCAACTATTGCTTACGGCTACAAAGGCGAGCCGTGCGGCGTGGGCACCTCCTCCGGCGTTTACCCGTACTGGACCACTGGCGGCGGCGGGGTGCTCATGGGGCTGTCGGGCAGCTCCGGATTGCAAGTACTGCCCTTTGTCACGCCGGCCTCGAGCATTTCTACAAATGCGCGCTTTTTCCCCGACGCCAGCATCCAACGGAGCCTCACCCCATGCACCGACGAATACACCGTCAATGGCGCCGGACTGGCCTTCACGCATTATACGCCAGCATGGGCGATGGCCGACCTCAGCACAGCAACCCTGAGCGATAAGAAGCGTTACTTCCTGCCGGCAACCTGGCTGGTCTTCACCATCCAAAATACCAACAGCACCTCCGAAGAGTTCTACTTTGGCCTGCCGGTGCCTGTGACCCAAAGTGCTTTTGCCCAGGGGTCCTATCAGGGTTTCGCCCTGGGAGAGGCCGCGCTGGCGGTGCAAACCGGGAGTTGCGATGTGTGGAGCGGCGCCCGGCTCGCCTCGGCGCTCGATGGCATGACCAACGGCGGCGCTTTCCACCTCACCGTCCCTGCCGGCCAGACCCGTTCGCTCATGGTGGTCATCGCTTACTATCGCAGCGCCGTGGTGGATTCCCGCACATCGAGTTCCTATTATTATACCTCCCTCTATTCCTCGATCGACAGTGTCATCGACTCCGCTTTTGCCGGGTTTGGCGACGCCCAGATGCGCTGCCAGCAACTGGCTACGGTCATGAGCCGCGCCGGGCTGAACCCCTATCGCCAGTTCCTTGCCTGCCACGCCCTGCATTCTTACATGGCCGACTCGGCCTGTTTGATCGATCCCCAAGGCGGCGCGCATTGGTGGGAAATGGAAGGGTGGTTCAACTATATCAATACCTTCGACCTGACGGTGGACCATGCTTTTTACGATGCCTATATGCAGCCGTGGGCATTACGCAACGTGCTGGATGCCTTTTCGGGCGCGCTCCCTGGCACCGGCTACAGCTTCGACACCCCGCTTTACAGTTCAACTTCCGGAATGCAGGTGTCGAGCCACGGCTTCTCCTTTTATCACGACATGGGCCTCTGGCCCACTTCCGGCACAGGCCCAGCCTACGGGGCCTGCATGGGACAGGAAGAACTGCAGGCCTGGATTCTATCCGCTGGGCTGTACTGGAGAAACACGGCGGATAACCCGTGGCTCACTAATAATGCGGCCCTGCTGCGGACGTGCCTGGACTCGATGCTTTTGAGAGACAATACCAACTCTGCCGCCTGTGATGGCATCACCAAGAACGTCAATTCGGGGGAGATCACCACCTACGACAACCTGGATGCCTCGCTCCAGAGACCGGCTTTCAGTGGGAGGCTGGCGGTGAGAAACTGGGCCAGTTACCTGGCCTTGAACGCAATGTTCGCAGGAATCGGCGACACGGCTGATGCGGCGACCTGTGAGAGTATGGCGGCTGTTGCGGCACAAACCATCGTCAACCGCTGGAATAGCTACCATGCCACCTTAGGTTACATTCCCGCGCTTTTGGATGGCAGTGACACCGCCGCGATTACACCGATGATCGAGGGTCTGGCCTATCCGGCGGCAATGGGCCTGACCAATGCCATCGACCGGACCGGAGGCCCTTATGCGTCCATGCTCCAGGCACTTTCAAATCATCTGGTGGCCGTCCTGGTTGCCGGCAGATGTCTGGGTGTTCCCTCCGGGGGCTGGGTGATGACCAGCGCCAACCTCATTACCTGGCAAAGCAAGATTTTTATTTGCCAGTACGCGGCCGAAACCGTTCTGGGCATCACCAACGACTCTGTGAACTGCACGGTGGACCAGGTCCATGCCACCATCCAGATTCAGGCTGGGCCTTATCAAGGCTGGGTCGATGCCACCGATGGGACCGGAGGCAACCGTTTCGCGGGCGGCCCTCATTATCCGCGCGCCGTCACCAGCGCACTTTGGTGGTTGAACGCGACCAACAATCCAGCTTACCCGGTGGCCACTTCAGCCCCGGTGGCGCCGGCAGCGTTCTTGGCCGTCGCCGCAAACCAGCAGGTGCTGCTGTTGTGGCAGGGAGTGGCCCTGGCAACCGGCTATAACATTCAGCGCGCGAACACCAGCGGCGGGCCCTACGCACCGCTCGCAAATAAAATCGCGGGCGCCAGCTTCACCGATTCGGGCCTCGTCAACGGCGCCACCTATTACTACATCCTCACTGCCACCAACCAAATCGGCGAGAGCCTCCCCTCAGCCGAGGTAAGTGCCACGCCCGTGCCGTTCAGCGCCACGAACATCGCAGCTTTGGTGTGGGCGTCCAAACTCACTGTTGCCTGGCCGCCGAGTTATACCGGTTGGGTCCTGCAAACCAACACACTCGGTCTGAGCAATCCCGCCGGCTGGGGTGACGTGCCGGCCTCTCGAACCAACTCGCAAATGAGTTTCCCTATCGCAGACCCGGCAATTCCAACCGAGTTTTTCCGGCTGCGCCACCCGTAA